In Limanda limanda chromosome 21, fLimLim1.1, whole genome shotgun sequence, a genomic segment contains:
- the LOC133027940 gene encoding Na(+)/H(+) exchange regulatory cofactor NHE-RF1-like has product MSSLRPKLCELEKGSSGYGFHLHGERGKTGQFIRLVEPDTPAAAAGLQAGDRLVFVNGESVEGENHQQVVGRIRATSGALELIVVDAETTELLKKHGLQVRREYATEGIPLPGGDSDSERADRQSNGTPREATPVPRENGDTSSQRSDRLSVTSSIKDERGGLRPRLCHMKKGANGYGFNLHSEKTKPGQFIRAVDDDSPADKAGLRPQDKIIQVNGLTVVGMQHSEVVGAIKAGGDKTELLVVDAETEEFFKKCNVLPTEEHLTGPLPKPASERASENEEASALIRPHVPASPTASTASSETSLPAASSSSPPPEVESAPQQGDGLGLSMSLAQARERAHKKRAAKKAPAMDWSKRNEMFSNL; this is encoded by the exons ATGTCGAGCCTCCGACCCAAACTGTGCGAGCTGGAGAAAGGATCCAGCGGCTACGGGTTCCACCTGCACGGGGAGCGGGGCAAGACCGGCCAGTTCATCCGGCTGGTGGAGCCCGACacccccgccgccgccgccgggcTCCAAGCCGGCGACCGCCTGGTGTTCGTGAACGGGGAGAGCGTGGAGGGCGAGAACCACCAGCAGGTCGTGGGCCGGATCAGAGCCACCTCCGGGGCTCTGGAGCTCATCGTGGTGGACGCCGAAACCACCGAGCTGCTGAAGAAACACGGGCTGCAGGTTCGGAGAGAGTACGCCACGGAGGGGATCCCCCTGCCGGGCGGGGACAGCGACTCGGAGCGGGCGGACAGGCAGAGCAACGGCACCCCGAGGGAGGCCACCCCTGTCCCGCGGGAGAACGGGGACACGTCCTCGCAGAGGTCGGACAGGCTGAGTGTCACCTCCAGCATCAAG GATGAGAGAGGTGGGCTGCGGCCTCGTCTCTGCCACATGAAGAAGGGAGCTAACGGCTATGGCTTCAACCTGCACAGTGAGAAGACCAAACCGGGCCAGTTCATCAGAGCTGTGGACGATGACTCCCCAGCAGATAAAGCCGGACTCAGACCACAGGACAAGATCATCCag gttAATGGGTTGACTGTAGTCGGGATGCAGCACTCAGAGGTGGTTGGGGCCATCAAGGCCGGAGGAGACAAGACCGAGCTGCTGGTGGTCGATGCTGAGACTGAAGAGTTCTTCAAGAAATGCAATGTCCTGCCCACCGAGGAACACCTcactg GACCTCTTCCTAAGCCAGCGTCAGAGAGAGCATCAGAGAACGAAGAG GCGTCAGCACTGATCAGGCCTCACGTGCCGGCGAGTCCCACAGCTTCCACTGCCTCCTCCGAGACCTCCctgccagcagccagcagcagctccccaCCTCCAGAG gttGAGAGTGCCCCACAGCAGGGTGACGGCCTGGGTCTCAGTATGTCATTGGCTCAGGCCAGAGAAAGAGCCCATAAGAAACGAGCCGCCAAGAAAGCCCCGGCCATGGACTGGAGCAAGAGGAACGAGATGTTCAGCAACTTGTaa
- the LOC133028085 gene encoding ras-related protein Rab-37-like yields MERMESMEPISANYTTAYPEIQPDSGYGSGETESQAKTPPAPTYDEELVHKTILVGDSGVGKTSLLVQFDQGKFIPGSFSATVGIGFTNKVVTVDDVKVRLQIWDTAGQERFRSVTHAYYRDAHALLLLYDITSRSSFDNIRAWLTEIHEYAQTDVVIMLLGNKADMSSVRAIKRDEGERLAREYSVPFMETSAMTGVNVELAFTAVSKELKHRAVQHPSEPSFQIHEYIEARKEKSGCCSYF; encoded by the exons ATGGAGCGGATGGAGTCCATGGAACCGATCTCGGCGAACTACACCACGGCTTACCCGGAGATCCAGCCCGACAGCGGCTACGGCTCCGGAGAGACCGAGAGCCAGGCGAAGACTCCACCAGCCCCGACGTATGACGAGGAGTTGGTGCACAAG acAATCCTGGTCGGGGACAGTGGAGTGGGAAAGACGTCTCTGTTGGTGCAGTTCGATCAGGGCAAGTTCATTCCTGGCTCCTTCTCTGCCACAGTGGGCATTGGAttcacg AACAAAGTGGTGACTGTGGACGATGTAAAGGTCAGATTACAG ATTTGGGACACAGCAGGACAGGAGAGGTTCAGAAGTGTGACACACGCATATTACAGAGATGCACACG CTTTGCTCCTCCTGTATGACATCACCAGCAGATCGTCTTTTGACAACATCAGG GCATGGCTAACGGAGATCCATGAGTATGCGCAGACCGACGTAGTCATCATGTTGCTGGGCAACAAG GCCGACATGAGCAGCGTGAGAGCGATCaagagagatgaaggagagaggCTGGCCAGG GAGTATTCAGTTCCCTTTATGGAGACGAGTGCCATGACCGGAGTCAACGTAGAGCTGGCCTTCACTGCTGTGTCCAA GGAGCTGAAGCACCGAGCCGTCCAGCACCCCAGCGAACCAAGTTTCCAGATTCATGAATACATTGAAGCACGGAAGGAGAAGTCAGGCTGCTGCAGCTACTTCTGA